GTAAGGACTGTTTTGAAAGGGGTTTGGTATATAAGTCGTATGTAGTATGTCATACGTAATATGTCGTGCGTAATATGTTGTATGTAATATGTCGTACGTAATATTCCGTATTATGTATGCTTTGTTTGGGACTGGATTATCATGTTCATTATTTAGAGATTCCTGTTAACGGTTTAGGGGTAACCATTTAGTAAATCTTTTAATACGAAATGGGCTATAAGTAACTAGGCGATAAAATGCAATATTAAATAGAATCATAATGAAGTTATTTGCTGAATAAGTGGAATGAGAGTTCCACAGggtatgctttttttttttttgtaaaacaGATAGTTTTACGAATTGTAATGAAATAATGAGGGTGACCTTgcgtaaaattaaaagatgaTAAGACTAAATTTAGTAcgtataatgtatatatatatatatatatactaattaTTAAGAAGTTTCATAATGTTTAGGTGCAAAGAAAGGTAAACCtaattaaggaaaaatagTTCTAGCGTATTTGAGAcgataaacatatatgtataaagcAATATACCATTTAAATGGATAAACTGAAAATTATGAATGAACTGTgatatattgaaataaatgtatgtgtatgtagtGCACCAAAAATTAGAACATTAtctgaaaaaataaactttgaaatttaagaaaaaaattaatttatattaaattaaattgtcGAGAGCGATCGCTCGTTTGTCCATTTGAAAAAAGAcattgtttttttcatttataataaattactaaaataataaatttgatCAAAATGTTTAATTTTCAAGACTGTTTCAAAAAGTTTGTAATGTTTATACCATCATATATCAacaataaaaggaaaatgaaaagacAACGGATAAAGCATAAAATTGAAATGGATATAAATatcattataaattaatatatgtttattcatatgcatatgtaccAAAGCTAGTAGCTTTTTATAATGCATGGataaacattttatacaaaaaaaaaaagaaaaaaaaaggaaaaaaaattaaaattaaatctAAAACTaaaagtaaaagtaaaacgatcaaatatataaaaaccaTCAATCAGTGATACCTATTACTgcacttttcatttttgtacattttaaaaaaataattgcgaaaaaataaaattattagcTTTTTATATACTGCTTATAATGTTTATATGCATGTAAAGTATACATTCGTAGTTGCACTTGTCCATAATGTTAGATGtgtcttttttctttataggCATTGTTTAATGCTTGGAAAATCATTTCTGCTCTAAGCTGAAAAAGgagaacatatatatgagtgCATGTgttatgtatgcatatgtacatatatatacttatatgttattttgcTGCGCTTGTCATAATAATTCTGACGCGGTCGAacataatttcatttttgtaaaatgcACACTTGTTTTCATACATataggtacatatatacttatgcatATGTGTTTTTCTTCGTCTgatttactaatttttttatatttttattatgaaatactttcatttattttttactctttAACTGTCAATTCATTCTTTAGATTTATTAATTAtctgtattttttgttttttttttaaatgtgcAATAATTTCTCAAGCGTTCTTCTATTTttcccttctttttttaagttaaatattttttgacgTACAATTTGTTTAGTCAGTTCGTTATTTAGAtgaacataaatatgtatataaacaaataacatttttacgtatatatgtttacacaTATTgacataaatatatctacATATTTATGCACGAATGAACGCGTaggtttatatgtataaatatggcATTACCACACGCTCAACTGACTTATCCCTGTGTTTATCGGGGtgacataataatatagcgTTTTTATACGTTTTTTTAACAGTTAACGTATTTGTAATTAAATCTGACATAGGTACATGTTTCCATTCGGAATTTTCCCATAAGACATCATTTAAAGTGCTTAACATTACctttatatctttataaGTATCATCTGAATTTTTCGACCATTTaacaatttgttttttaattttttcagaTATAACaactttttctttaaatttttcttcctcCTGATGTCTAAAATCTTTTAATTCCTGCAAGCGGTTACTAACGTTTTCCTTAATAGCATCTTGTTTTTCATCAGTGCTAACACTTTTGTAATTCATTTTTGGAATATCAACCTGATTATTCTGATTATTCGTGTTGTATGGTGATAGAAAAATTTTAGGTGTATTAGTGTAACTAtgtttttctaaaatatggtcattgaaattatttttctcttgGGATgctttcttatttattttcattttaatattttcattttgattaTATCTGCTTATTCGATTATCTTCACAATAAGTGTTTAAAATATGGctattctttctttcttttaaaaaatgtttttccttatttacattttgaaaaatgttatattcctccaaattattatcatcagtatcttctttttccttttcttgcATCCGCTTATTTTCATACTCTTCATTGGAAATAACATTCTGTTCATAATTCCTCATGGCATTATGAAAATTAACAGTATTATCAATAGAATAATTAAAGTTTAAAAGGTTGTTTTGGCGTGATTCTGTTTTTACCTTTTCGTTAAATTCTTCATTCTTCATTATATCACAACGGTCTGCATcattctttttacttttctcttttattaatttatatgaacacATACTTTTTTCGTTTACATTATAAATTTGCGAAGAACATTCataattcttaaaattttttatgtagatatcattataatttttataattttcatgaTTAATAAACAATACTTTTGCTACAATATTTCCATGGAATGTGGGGATATAAGCTTCTTCATTTGTTACATCTACCCACACATGATTTATATTATCTTgtcttaatatattttttatttcgttttcatcagatattatatgttcatctaagttttttctatttccttTATCTTTTAACAGAGGAACGTTATTTATTATACCTTCATTTATAACATCAATTAAATCTGTTAAAGGAATTTTAAATCGAAAAATAATGCTACCCTTAAAAGGGAAGTATTCTTTAAACTccttcaattttatttttgtgcaCATTTTAAAtggaaagaaaaacatattaatatcatatggttgtatttcattttcacctataattatatatgtaacgtAGTTACATTCACAATTTGAACTTTTCTTTCGTAATTtgttattaacaaaattcaCTCCTCCAATGGCTATTTGCTGCAAATTTGAAgctaatgaaaaaaaatccaTTTCAACTCTTTCccatatgcatttttttgctttttagcATGTCCTTTTGTTAAGTTTATGGCTTCTCACTTCAACTGTTTTTTGACTGCTTTCTGATGGCTTTTTAACTGCTTTTTAATTACCTTTTGATGGCTTTTTAGCTATATTCTGCATCCTTTTTAATACGTTTTTCCCTCCTTTTGCTTGTTGCTTTTTTTGCTCCTGCCtgtttacctttttttttttttttctttaattattgacacttttttcttttttctttttcccattaccttcaaaatttttttttatatgccatttttttgaatttaatatccatttttaatattatttacatttcatttttataacttttattaaatgttttaattttaaaaaaaagaaaaagaaaaagaaaaagaaagaattaaagaaataaagaaataaacatataaacatataagcaaataaacaaaaagaacGTGTTAAagagataaagaaaaaggaaaggataaaaatttttggtGCATTTAcgatatttttatcatcGACTTCAATTTAATATCTGACATTCTTAGAATTAAATCTTTAATATTAaaccttttcattttcattaaaataattaaaagattgataaaaatgaacatcTGGAAAAATAGCTAAGCAATTTGTGCATACCTGATGCTCtgaataaaagtaaaaggaattaattaataaacgTTGTCCGTGTGCAGTACGTATACACAAATGTGTGAATGCATGAAATCTGAAAGGATGACAACATGCATTtatgaatgtatgtatacacgtttgtttataataaatattcacaTATACGGAATGTATTGATCTTAAGTCCcctattatataaaaaataagttactttatgaagaagaaatgaaattttaGCTCACCACCCAACATTTAAACAGGTATAATaaggaaaacataaaaaatataaaacttcATTTATACAAACTGTTAGTTGTATCTAAAAAGTCaaaatttgtaatttattattgtactatagaaataataaaccaattttattttcatggATGTGTTAAAGGGATTTAACAAAAAGCCtcacatttatttattttaaattttgtatcTTAAAGGAAAGGTacatttagaaatatttcaaaaatacaAACAAACACATGTAAGAACAAAAGGACATGTGAGACATACCTTTTATCACAACAGTGGAGTAGccatatgtgcatacatgtatacttGAATGCactttttttgttctatattattactgcttGTACGGTGTTATTTTGTAttcaattataaaaatgcggcatattttatttaaaaaaaaaaaaaaaaaaaaagaaacaatatcaataacagtaacagtaagAGTAACATTAAATGAAACCATACGGAAACAATGTTGCAAATATTAACAAGCTATATTTTAAactaaaaatgaatataaaaaaaataaaaaaaaaagtgtagtAGAGTTaggaattatatatttattcttttctacCCAACAATTGCATATGGCTAAGTTTTGAGAAACTTCAAATTAATAGAATAACAGAACTACAACTCGAAGAAAATAAAGGAGCgacagtaaaaaaaaaaaaacatcaGTTCTACAGACCGtgttttatgtaaaaatttgttgaatatatattgtttataataaaaaaaggagagtAATTAAAATTCTACATTAATTCTTTATAACTTTagaaaaaactttttataacaaatatttattatatttttttttaagtatacatTATTTGTTTACTTCTATTTTAAAACGAGCATTATATCACTCTTAGCTACGAGAAGTAATACTCGTATGTGTCATTTAAATTCGCTCCTTCCATTAATTGTATTatactcttctttttttatgttataatgCGTAGCAAGGAAATGCGAGTGTACATGTGAGAAATATCAGAGGTAGTAGTACTGTACCATGCACAttctacatatttattttcatttcacGTAagttgatttttttttaatttatataaaaataaatttaacaatTTACAGATTAATTTATTCTGCTGGAAAGTATTTACACATGTGATAcgatttatatgtataaacatatacataattttgtaACATTAACAAAAACGTTTTACTTTATGTAACATAGATTTTTCTTcgttatttaaaaacatttgcagttaaataaataatgcataaaatatgaataagagaaaatgtaaattaaaaaataaaatatatatgcgcgTACCaaatggagaaaaaaaaaaattttacgtTGAAATAAGaacattacaaaaaaaatcatgattaaaatatgtactaGTTCAGGTATACAATTAtgcaagtatatataaatatatatttatcataagtatatatatatatatatatgcattacaCCACAGTACAAACAACTCaccatattatatattacgtaattcaaatatataataaacaaacGTAAGAACACATAATTGTTAAAGGAATATGGAAtatgacaaaaaaatataaccataaccaatttttaaaatttctaaaaaatatttctaaagTTAAGAGATTTTGGGTAACTATTATTTGAAGTATCACcctaacttttttttttttaattaatctaTGAAAAATTGcctaaaaattaaatcaaaATTCGCAGCttcaatttattatataaaaatataaatgtatatatatctatataatatatgttttatagtatttataataatttttaaaaaaaacttccatttttttttttaaattttgtgcttcacttttttatttaataaagactttaaaattttgaataacACTATTTGCTAATAAACTGATTTGTTTtgatacataaattttttatttttcctaatttttttatttttaataaatttttaaaattaaattattaagaatgcaaaaaataaatattgtcATGCTGGTTACacaaattttgaaaatgactgaataatgaaaattttgaacaaaattttaactaaaaaatatgattcatctgtgtacatatatatgcataatacaTATGCGTACACTTATATAAcgagataaaaaataagaaaacgaaaaaaagaaatatatatatttacgcaaattttatgtattatgtttatatttaataagtaaattattaaaatggatgttttaatatgtatgttttgatatctatatttttatatatatattttaataaatatatgtatttatattatttcgtatattttatttcgtgaattttattatgtacaatttattacatacattttaatatgtacatttttcagtaggtacattttaatatgtataccttaaaacatacattttaatacgtataattaaatacgtacattttaatacatacattttaatacatacattttgATATGTACATTTTGATATGTACATTTTGATATGTACATTTTGATATGTACATTTTGATATGTACACtttaatacatacattttaacataaaaattatatttatttcataaatgggaaaaatttatttgatgAAGTAAACATAAATGAAGAACATAGTTGTTATGgccatttcattttaataaaatagtaaaggTGTTATAAggaaattaaattttttttttttccccccttATTTGTAcgttacataatttttattaattatatgtatttaatgGAAAATAGACTGTGCACACCTTTTTACCATGTtgatgtattttattttaatttttttttgtgcaaaTTTATGAaaccaaaataaaaaaaaaatttaggtatacgaaaataaaaaaaaaaatatacatatagagAAAAaggtgttatatatatatatgtatataactaAAGAATGGAGGAAAAAGAGTCTGGTGCAAATGCAAAGGCATTTTTAGAATCAAAAGAtaagagagaaaaaatagaCGACGACGACGATGAGGAcgataaaaagaaaggaagCACTGGAAAGATTAATGGAAACTCTAGTAACAACAACTATACCAATAGAAACGATGATGATAgtgaaaatgtaataaaaaagaatgaaagaaaaaaaaacaaaaattcgTTAAACAATAACGACGAGAAAcgtaataatgataaaaataacaaaaataaggGAGAACATACAGAAAATTcgcaagaaaaaaaaaaaggaaagaaaaagaaagaagctgaacaagaagaagaagaagaagaagaagaggaagaagatgatgaagacgatgaagaagaagatgaTGAAGACGACCGAGCTTATGGTTATtctgaagaagaaaaagaacgTCGAAAGgatgaattattaaatttaaacaGTAACAATACTGTAAAGTTTTACACGTCAGAGAATGACAAAAGTAGGGTTAAAAATCATAGTGATAATTATTTAGAAAGAggaagatataaatataattacatgaaaagaggaaaaaaatttaaaacgaGCAGTACATATGAAGAAATGTCATCAGATCATCATGAATATATGTCTTTAAAAGTAagttataaaattaacaaaaaaagtcATTAtgataaatcaaaaaaaagatcGACTCTGTCTATGACAATGAATGATAAACATGAACGAACACTAAATAAAAGCAGTATATGTACAGATAATGCGaagtttttaaattttttaaatgataatgaaaaaggtccgtattattataaaaatattaaaagatataattttagaagaagaaaacagaaaaaagctaaaataaaaaaagaaaagcatGATATGAAAGGAACATTAGATGAATATGTAGTAGAtattaaagagaaaaataaagatgaaGACATGTTTAGTAgtgaaaatataacaaacgctaaaaattctataaaacattttcttACGGACAGTAAAGAATTACATGTAAGTGATTTACAAGATGCAGAAAAAAGCGGGAAAATGAAAGATGAAAAGCGTCTAAAAGATTATTTAAGTACAAGTAAATTGGAAGGAAAATTTGTAAAACatttaagtaaaattaaaagcaCCTTATGTTGTAATCGaagatattttatatttcgcaaaaaaacaataagaaaaaggaaagaaaaaataattatatttttaaataatgattgTACTGTTTCTAAAAATGGTCAATTTAACGATCATTTTTATAGAActattcataaaaatgatttGGATAAtttagaagaagaaaaaatatatctttataataataaagaaaatacattaaaaaaaatgatttatagAATATTTCCGCAATTTTCCATATTCAGTTTAATTCTATATGTTACATTTATTCAATGGATAGTATTTATTCTACTTATATCTGTGAAGTCTGATATCTCTTTAACTCCTTCAAGTAtttatactttaaaaaattagaaaacaAACCCATGAGTCTTTGTACATGCGTGTGTATGCGcaagcatatatatgcacacataggctaatattacatatatgggtatacatatttatatgtgtatgtgtatttttatccttttccGCACACACATTTGTATTcgtatatacttatgtataaGGGGAGACGCAAATATCAATTTTAGTGTTATTtccctcctttttttttatgtgtagCGTAAAATAAGTCCATAAAATATGTGTGAGTGTGAACGAGCatatattacttaaaaatttttttctttttcctcctTTTAGATGATTCGTTAAAGAATTTTGGTAGTAATTTTccacataatatttttaagaaggCGGAGTTTTATCGCCTTTATACAGCCTTGTTTTTGCATTCAAATTTTAATCATATTTGTGCAAATACGTATGTTCAATTAACAGTTGGTTTCTTACTAGAATATCTCTATGGAACATATGTTGTTTTTttagtatatgtatttgcAGGTTAGGgaaagaaaaatgagaaatgaaaaggataaaacaaaaaaagaaagcacAATATGTTAttgaaaaatggaaaatttaGGCATGAATGTATATGAGGATATGATCATGAGCCTGCATATGGTACGTGTAACatacttattattatattttaatttttttttttttttttttttttttgtaggtATATATGGAATAATACTGTCCTCTCCATTAACGTATTGCTATTCAACAACTGAAAGCAGTAGCAGCTCTGCCGGAATTattggaatatttttttccgaAATTTTAATGATGACTAATTTTAATGTAGATAAAATTAGTATTAGTGTAcatctattttgttttttttttcttcttttatttctcaaATTCTCTTTAAACACAATcagtattaatatttatagcCATTTTTTTGGTTTCCTGGGaggtaataatttttatgtatgtattttgtTGATGTGTGTATTTTTGTTTGTATTCATTCgtgtaatgtatatatataggcaTCAATACggatgtatatacatacgcttatatacacacacatgcTGTAttgacaatttttttttccccgtTTCCGTAGGATTTTTAATTGGCGTAATTTTAAAACGTAATCAATTGAAATACTTTTTgaagaataatttattaattcaaaTTTTATCCTTAGTGTTTCTTATAACAAGTTTAGGTgctgctatatatatatcaacatACGTTGTCCAAAAATGTccaaattaaattttttaaaggaaaTTAATTTTCATCCGATCCATTTAATTAagaaaaaccaaaaaaaaaaaaaaaactgatATAAATAgtgcatataatatatataatggatACGGTTTAATTATACAAGTATTCTTTAATGttaaagatttttttttcccccctcATAAATGCGTGTAATAACTctttcaaattttatattattttttaatgtacatattatatatattcatgtgtACTCATTATATAAGCATGATATGTACCTAGGATAAAGAtgtttttgtctttttttttccttttttttttttttttttgtttgaataaaggaaaagataAGTTTGTCttgattatatattttttctttttttttgcctaCTATTAGattaatgaattaataatacgctttttttttatatatttacatttttcaaaataaaataagctTTAATGTAAacttttatatgtaatttttcatatttaaaattatgattatttatttattaaaaatatttttaattcttccgGAAAAGTAGCgaatatgcataaatatatatatatatttatttagaaacatatataattatttagaaaaaaactACAGTATTATAAACTGAATAGATTTAGTATCATCctcttttttgttaaaactTGGGGCTATacttataaagaaaaagataaaacagtaaattttatatttgcatatattcCAGTTTTAccttcattattatatagtaaCTTTATTATCCCCTcttattataattctttaataaaGCTATTCCAAAAATTGTGTTTGCtggaaataattttcattttattattaagcATGAACAGATGGACTCAAATGGTTAGCCAAcaaaatattgtaattaacgaaataatttaattcttGTGCCAAATGTaataattgttatatattgagctgtttatatatatatatatgtacatatatttatttgtatatctttttatttatgcatatccTCTcccaaacaaataaaatcaCTCTATTTTGCAAGTATGCATCAACAAGGTACAGTGAATAATTCaaataagatatattaaCGAGGTCAcaagcaaaaataaatggacaaataaaaggaagaaatataaaaacaaatttatataatacaatgaaaaaaacaacaaCAGTACTATACAAGAGAATAAACAACTGTGTGATCATGTGCCTacgttttatatattttaaaatataagtgttatatatttaaaactgCTGTATTATCTTCAAATGGGTATATAAACTTAATGATATAAcgaattattattgttttcaaTGGGATAAGCCAAACGGTTATATAAGTTACCCCtcttattacatataataatacatataaatatatacatatatgcatataattatatacatatacatatacacatagaaatatatatatatatatatatatatatatatatatatatatatatgtatcaatcataaatgtatatacaaatgtcAAAAGCTATAAAATGTCTGATAATATGGAtacgaaaaaagaaatacctCCTACTATTCTGTAAGTTTTTactttcatttataattGCTATTTTTACGTTCTCTATGCTATACATTTTCTTAATGatggaaaataatatataaataagtgcatacataaataccCATATATACTATTCGTGCCATATTGCTTTTGCACAATTATCATactgtttttattaataatacatacgTCCATTTCTTATTACACCTCATGtgacaacaaaaaaaaattatattaaaaacttaCATAAATTTCCAGTCTTTGATTCTcgccttttttaatttacttatAATACCACATTTTTCTTCCTTATTCTATcttgtaaattattttaaaggtatatataactactcataaaatataatcgTTTTTAGTTCAATTGTTTAAGCATATATAGAACGCTGTTAAAAGATTTTAGTGCATAAATATTGGCAATGCCTTGTAAGCAGTTGAAAGGATGAGGTGATGCAAAAATAGCATGTAcacaaattattttctacttgtaatatatatatatatataccatttaagaaaaaataaaacatttaaaaaagaagtaaaaaaggaaaaagggcTACTGAAAATTATTgggataatatatattcatattcttattcttattatatgcatatgtatatacatatatgtttattctggaacttgttttcttttttcttatataaaagaCTAATgcttttgtaaatttatatttataattttttttttttttttttttttatttgaatcaATGCATAAGATTATTATAggttattattttacactTAACGTGCTaatatctttatattatatcagCAGCTTAAacacatttatttaaaaaacattttccccctaatttatgtttaattCCTGTACAAGATTTCGCTAAAAATTAttcacttattttttttccttttatctAACCTTCACGAATTATGTTTCCgatcctttatttttattttattttgctttattttgcgttattttgttttaatttattttatatttttttattttttttttaattaaaattattttatttttttttttttaattttatgttaattttttgtgaTTTGGttctaaaataataaattatttagcagataaattttataaataaatagaaaaatttgcattttttacatttattttttgttttttatatttttattccacAGAAGTTTATTTTTGCAGTTATGAATTTAGTTctaatataattttgaacTAAAAGCGACTTTTAAAAGACAATATTTTCATACGTATATGAATTTAtgaaatttgtttttttatcctttagCACAGTTGCAAGGAAGCCGTTAATGGggctttaatatatttcactAATGTGTTACATGGATACATAATACGTGTAATAGTACGTGTGACAATACTTGccattatatatgtgtttatacatacagtaatatatatatgatagtACACGAGATAATACATATGATAATACCTAAGTAACAACCTGACAACAGAAGTACAACAGATATGTGTAATGCATGCACATTACACACGGTACACACATAAAACACACTGGAGACGCACGAAGCATATGCATACAAGCCCATGACATAATTTctacaatatttttcttaaataaaatgtttattataaaaagtaacaTACTCAATGATAACACTTTGGACACGAG
This genomic interval from Plasmodium brasilianum strain Bolivian I chromosome 13, whole genome shotgun sequence contains the following:
- a CDS encoding rhomboid protease ROM8, coding for MEEKESGANAKAFLESKDKREKIDDDDDEDDKKKGSTGKINGNSSNNNYTNRNDDDSENVIKKNERKKNKNSLNNNDEKRNNDKNNKNKGEHTENSQEKKKGKKKKEAEQEEEEEEEEEEDDEDDEEEDDEDDRAYGYSEEEKERRKDELLNLNSNNTVKFYTSENDKSRVKNHSDNYLERGRYKYNYMKRGKKFKTSSTYEEMSSDHHEYMSLKVSYKINKKSHYDKSKKRSTLSMTMNDKHERTLNKSSICTDNAKFLNFLNDNEKGPYYYKNIKRYNFRRRKQKKAKIKKEKHDMKGTLDEYVVDIKEKNKDEDMFSSENITNAKNSIKHFLTDSKELHVSDLQDAEKSGKMKDEKRLKDYLSTSKLEGKFVKHLSKIKSTLCCNRRYFIFRKKTIRKRKEKIIIFLNNDCTVSKNGQFNDHFYRTIHKNDLDNLEEEKIYLYNNKENTLKKMIYRIFPQFSIFSLILYVTFIQWIVFILLISVKSDISLTPSNDSLKNFGSNFPHNIFKKAEFYRLYTALFLHSNFNHICANTYVQLTVGFLLEYLYGTYVVFLVYVFAGIYGIILSSPLTYCYSTTESSSSSAGIIGIFFSEILMMTNFNVDKIRFLIGVILKRNQLKYFLKNNLLIQILSLVFLITSLGAAIYISTYVVQKCPN
- a CDS encoding DnaJ protein, whose amino-acid sequence is MDFFSLASNLQQIAIGGVNFVNNKLRKKSSNCECNYVTYIIIGENEIQPYDINMFFFPFKMCTKIKLKEFKEYFPFKGSIIFRFKIPLTDLIDVINEGIINNVPLLKDKGNRKNLDEHIISDENEIKNILRQDNINHVWVDVTNEEAYIPTFHGNIVAKVLFINHENYKNYNDIYIKNFKNYECSSQIYNVNEKSMCSYKLIKEKSKKNDADRCDIMKNEEFNEKVKTESRQNNLLNFNYSIDNTVNFHNAMRNYEQNVISNEEYENKRMQEKEKEDTDDNNLEEYNIFQNVNKEKHFLKERKNSHILNTYCEDNRISRYNQNENIKMKINKKASQEKNNFNDHILEKHSYTNTPKIFLSPYNTNNQNNQVDIPKMNYKSVSTDEKQDAIKENVSNRLQELKDFRHQEEEKFKEKVVISEKIKKQIVKWSKNSDDTYKDIKVMLSTLNDVLWENSEWKHVPMSDLITNTLTVKKTYKNAILLCHPDKHRDKSVERVLRAEMIFQALNNAYKEKRHI